From a region of the Phaeodactylum tricornutum CCAP 1055/1 chromosome 4, whole genome shotgun sequence genome:
- a CDS encoding predicted protein, protein MDLRVNMDNYKQPATISNEEYPSSESSAEVGPLKKRSISKDTALSKAFSATKELSEYPAKKNRKAEAELTLALRALSPVDNADYSLALARCPELVQSESKPLHFLRREKYDVPSTARRLANYWTRRRSTFGERAFLPLHELSGEGALTAEDVENLSSGLVVKLPDDKWGRTVLCMDRARSESPDLNIKESRLRCLFYWFSMAAQSSKAQTDGVVVLRLLNKANIDRVELQRVLHFASDALPLFRD, encoded by the exons ATGGACCTCCGCGTCAACATGGACAACTACAAGCAACCGGCTACCATTTCCAATGAAGAGTATCCCTCTTCCGAAAGCAGTGCAGAAGTAGGCCCTCTAAAGAAACGAAGCATTTCGAAGGATACCGCTTTATCGAAGGCCTTTTCGGCTACCAAGGAGCTTTCCGAATACCCTGCCAAAAAGAACCGAAAGGCGGAAGCGGAACTTACGCTAGCCCTACGCGCGTTATCCCCGGTAGACAATGCGGACTATTCTCTGGCCTTGGCAAGGTGTCCAGAATTGGTACAGAGCGAGTCCAAACCACTCCACTTCTTGCGCCGCGAGAAATACGACGTTCCTTCCACGGCTCGCCGTCTCGCGAATTACTGGACTCGGAGACGCTCCACGTTTGGTGAACGAGCCTTCCTACCTCTACACGAGCTCTCGGGAGAAGGCGCTCTCACCGCGGAAGACGTCGAGAACCTCTCATCGGGTCTCGTTGTCAAATTGCCCGATGATAAGTGGGGTAGAACCGTACTGTGCATGGATCGTGCGCGTTCCGAATCTCCAGATCTTAACATCAAGGAGAGCCGTTTGCGATGTCTCTTTTACTGGTTCAGTATGGCAGCGCAGTCATCCAAGGCTCAGACAGACGGTGTTGTCGTTCTCCGTCTCCTCAACAAGGCCAACATCGATCGCGTTGAATTGCAACGGGTACTACACTTTGCCAGCGATGCCTTGCCC CTCTTTCGAGAC
- the HemE_2 gene encoding uroporphyrinogen decarboxylase (seventh step in the heme synthesis; enzyme is of cyanobacterial origin, extension at the N terminus (77 aa) contains ER signal peptide (SignalP score = 0.996); putatively chloroplast targeted) — protein MKVSHVAFSLFLAGSQTTAFTNPVSNSAKQQSFRLPSSASSAADTTSSANVAQKSTQDPLLIRAARGEKTERTPVWMMRQAGRHIAEYRDLCKKYPTFRERSEIPEVAVEVSLQPWRNYQTDGCILFSDILTPLPGIGCEFTIDEKVGPLMEPMRSYDDIKKMHPMDPYKSTPFVAEALKALRQEVGPETAVLGFVGCPYTLATYIVEGKTSKEYLEIKKMALNEPDLLHAILQQLADNIGDYALFQIENGAQLIQIFDSWAGHLSPRDYNTFAAPYQKQILDKIKEKYPDVPTVIYIKHSGALIERMAATGVDVVSLDWTVDMADGRDRIEAGRKSAGLEGRGGVQGNLDPAVLFANHDVIEERAIEILKKAGSVGHVMNLGHGIEAATPEENAHHFIETVRGYRHEE, from the exons ATGAAAGTGTCCCACGTCGCTTTCAGCCTGTTCCTGGCTGGTTCCCAAACGACTGCCTTTACTAATCCGGTATCCAACTCGGCGAAACAACAATCGTTCCGTCTTCCAAGTTCGGCATCGTCGGCAGCGGATACGACCTCCTCGGCCAATGTCGCTCAAAAGAGCACGCAAGATCCGTTGCTTATTCGGGCGGCTCGTGGTGAAAAAACAGAACGCACTCCTGTTTGGATGATGCGACAAGCTGGTCGCCACATTGCGGAATACCGGGACTTGTGCAAAAAGTACCCCACCTTTCGCGAACGTTCCGAAATTCCGGAAGTCGCCGTTGAAGTCTCGCTGCAGCCTTGGCGCAATTACCAGACTGATGGATGCATTCTCTTTTCCGATATTTTGACTCCTTTGCCAGGTATTGGATGTGAATTTACCATTGATGAAAAAGTTGGTCCTCTTATGGAACCGATGCGCTCCTACGATGACATCAAAAAG ATGCACCCCATGGACCCATACAAGTCCACGCCATTTGTCGCCGAAGCTCTCAAGGCTTTGCGCCAAGAAGTTGGTCCGGAAACTGCTGTATTAGGCTTTGTTGGATGCCCTTATACACTGGCAACATACATTGTGGAAGGCAAAACATCCAAGGAATACCTGGAAATTAAGAAAATGGCCTTGAACGAACCTGATCTTCTTCACGCTATTCTGCAACAATTGGCGGACAACATTGGAGACTACGCCCTTTTCCAGATTGAGAACGGCGCCCAGCTGATTCAGATTTTTGATTCTTGGGCCGGACATCTATCACCCCGGGACTACAATACTTTTGCAGCTCCTtaccaaaagcaaattcTTGACAAAATTAAGGAAAAGTACCCTGACGTCCCGACGGTCATTTACATCAAGCACTCAGGTGCATTGATTGAACGCATGGCGGCGACGGGCGTAGATGTCGTTTCGTTAGACTGGACTGTCGATATGGCGGACGGGCGTGATCGCATCGAGGCCGGACGCAAGTCCGCTGGTCTTGAAGGACGTGGGGGTGTACAAGGAAACTTGGATCCAGCCGTTTTATTCGCCAATCACGATGTTATTGAAGAACGAGCGATTGAAATTCTCAAAAAAGCAGGCAGCGTTGGGCATGTCATGAACTTGGGGCATGGTATTGAAGCCGCTACACCAGAAGAAAACGCACACCATTTTATTGAAACTGTCAGAGGCTATCGTCATGAGGAGTAG
- a CDS encoding predicted protein: MLTSARTFLSRSGISNVAARSFAQGPASGGSISDDLLQKLGSLSTQALVDGLWVMGWPSAQIDGARPLSASMKCVGRAVTLNFVPARPDIAQDKPAGGQSPEYEAFELCGPNEVLVMASVGPWESVGGDIKFLRLKQRAIGGLVTDGSVRDTDEIINYGFPCFAYSTTARQGPAAMQPWECNGVLNISGITVRPGDAIVGDQDGVVCVPAKVAETVYNIAHGREVIEGIVKEELVKNPGPPGKFYPFMSGKIKPESPLGQLLASKGITPENSNQFEGTADW; encoded by the coding sequence ATGTTAACTTCCGCTCGTACCTTCCTTTCTCGCAGTGGCATCTCGAACGTGGCAGCGCGTTCGTTCGCACAAGGCCCGGCATCGGGTGGCTCGATTTCCGACGACCTACTCCAAAAGCTCGGCAGTCTTTCTACGCAAGCGCTGGTAGACGGTCTCTGGGTCATGGGCTGGCCTAGCGCACAGATTGACGGCGCTCGTCCTTTGTCCGCGAGTATGAAGTGCGTTGGACGTGCCGTCACTCTCAACTTTGTCCCGGCTCGTCCCGATATTGCTCAAGACAAACCCGCCGGGGGGCAGTCACCCGAGTACGAAGCTTTTGAATTGTGTGGGCCCAACGAAGTCCTCGTCATGGCTTCCGTTGGACCTTGGGAATCCGTTGGAGGAGATATTAAATTCCTCCGTCTCAAGCAGCGTGCCATTGGTGGACTCGTCACGGACGGAAGCGTACGCGATACCGACGAAATCATCAATTACGGATTCCCCTGCTTTGCTTACAGTACTACCGCACGCCAGGGACCTGCGGCGATGCAGCCGTGGGAGTGCAACGGTGTCTTGAACATTTCTGGAATCACCGTGAGGCCGGGTGACGCAATTGTTGGTGACCAGGATGGGGTAGTCTGCGTCCCAGCCAAGGTTGCCGAAACGGTCTACAACATTGCGCACGGAAGGGAGGTCATCGAAGGTATCGTCAAGGAGGAACTCGTTAAGAATCCGGGACCTCCCGGGAAATTCTATCCCTTCATGTCGGGCAAAATCAAACCGGAATCCCCGCTCGGACAGCTTTTGGCATCCAAAGGAATTACGCCCGAGAACTCGAATCAGTTTGAAGGAACCGCGGACTGGTAA
- a CDS encoding predicted protein encodes MKGHETRPLARAILADRTYDIEFCGYLSNHAKHAIIALDRLQASEKRVQEYWDKYTTLTPYNLELHRLEQNWSDIKPASRTEWEHYRGQKSNWQEQVAFMQQELKALDQNTDQLVQKYAPNLLSGIAGALTHGIIHLGWAIDARSPWMICEGLAYLNFCHLGIDESVLHSDTHIEADPMTSFQRVANTFHTEDLQRQWIEATKNAYDESFHRELAPAGFQWQLAKILREPHPVATHLPTWLDKSNIEEIYESLYQATTWLYMATRDKRGHGNFVVLHALTSLWGLEQTCRVLEKGTAGMEDTIRIVVKQYYASLICLLCTAGKGFPTEAALKKIQVTFASTKIDPVDTDWSGVVSMGIAESEEHNIKLVYVMKELWNRYGRWHGYLAAAKSFTVTPNIGPGEPAFSVDSKDS; translated from the coding sequence ATGAAAGGCCATGAGACTCGACCCTTGGCTCGTGCCATTCTTGCCGACCGCACCTATGATATTGAATTTTGCGGTTACCTCAGCAATCATGCCAAACACGCTATTATTGCACTGGATCGGTTGCAGGCTTCTGAAAAGCGTGTACAGGAATATTGGGATAAATACACGACCCTGACTCCCTATAATCTAGAGCTTCACCGTTTGGAACAAAATTGGTCCGATATTAAACCGGCTTCCCGAACAGAATGGGAGCACTACCGCGGGCAGAAATCCAATTGGCAAGAGCAAGTCGCCTTTATGCAGCAGGAGTTGAAAGCGCTCGACCAGAACACAGACCAATTGGTACAAAAATATGCACCCAATTTGCTCTCCGGCATCGCTGGTGCCCTTACGCATGGCATTATTCATTTGGGATGGGCCATTGATGCCAGGTCTCCCTGGATGATCTGCGAAGGTCTTGCATACCTAAATTTCTGCCATTTGGGCATTGACGAGTCGGTTTTGCACTCAGACACACACATCGAGGCCGACCCAATGACGTCCTTCCAGCGCGTCGCCAACACTTTCCATACTGAAGATCTGCAACGACAGTGGATTGAAGCAACCAAGAACGCATACGACGAGAGCTTTCACAGAGAGCTCGCCCCCGCCGGGTTTCAGTGGCAGCTAGCCAAGATCTTGCGAGAGCCGCATCCGGTCGCAACCCATTTGCCGACTTGGTTAGACAAAAGCAATATTGAAGAAATCTACGAGTCCCTGTACCAGGCAACCACTTGGTTGTATATGGCAACTCGCGACAAACGAGGTCACGGCAATTTTGTTGTCTTACACGCTCTTACGTCTTTGTGGGGCTTAGAACAAACATGTCGCGTTCTTGAGAAAGGCACAGCTGGGATGGAAGACACCATACGTATTGTGGTCAAACAGTACTACGCCAGTTTGATATGTTTGTTGTGTACGGCCGGAAAAGGGTTTCCAACAGAAGCTGCCTTGAAGAAGATACAGGTGACATTCGCATCAACCAAGATTGATCCGGTCGATACGGACTGGTCCGGAGTTGTCAGTATGGGGATTGCAGAAAGCGAGGAACATAACATAAAGCTTGTCTATGTCATGAAGGAGCTTTGGAACCGCTATGGACGTTGGCACGGATATCTAGCAGCAGCCAaatcttttacagttacaccAAATATTGGTCCCGGCGAACCTGCCTTTTCTGTGGACAGCAAAGATAGTTGA
- a CDS encoding predicted protein has product MPCLIITGHPSAGKTTLAHLFAERARARNLACLIINEASTSPGRTQAACYATSYDEKKSRGALKAAFDRAVAASRETNTLVILDSLNYIKGFRYELYCISKAVGERHGVIWVLNDVSLVQQWNALRRQSSADSEAFYSDALLQELMQRYEPPDSRNRWDQPLYRVDVRPAELRKTGLALNLLEKSPLLEGMSTKQHAASDANTLNNVDSVSQEICTLISAAQNKSTSAGGKLPIPIYGTTLYFQCARRIPPTEIKRLRRQYILWIAGHPPEDSSERGIAQSFLDYIQAQ; this is encoded by the exons ATGCCTTGCTTGATAATCACGGGACATCCGTCGGCGGGCAAAACAACCTTGGCGCATCTCTTTGCCGAGCGCGCACGCGCCCGTAATCTCGCATGTCTCATCATCAACGAGGCATCCACCAGTCCCGGTCGAACACAAGCGGCGTGCTACGCCACTTCTTACGATGAGAAGAAGTCACGGGGCGCTCTCAAAGCTGCCTTTGACCGGGCCGTCGCGGCATCCCGCGAGACCAATACTCTCGTCATTCTCGATTCACTCAATTATATCAAAGGATTTCGCTACGAACTGTATTGTATCAGTAAGGCTGTTGGTGAACGACACGGTGTCATCTGGGTCTTGAATGACGTTTCTTTGGTACAACAGTGGAATGCACTTCGACGGCAGTCCAGTGCCGATAGTGAGGCATTCTATAGTGATGCGCTGCTGCAGGAACTGATGCAAAGGTACGAGCCACCGGACAGTCGCAATCGCTGGGATCAGCCTCTGTATCGAGTTGATGTCCGACCGGCCGAGTTGCGTAAAACTGGACTCGCCTTgaacttgttggaaaagtcg cctttgttggaagGTATGTCCACCAAGCAGCATGCGGCCAGTGATGCAAACACTTTGAACAACGTAGACTCGGTCAGTCAAGAAATATGTACACTGATATCAGCTGCACAAAACAAGTCGACTTCGGCAGGAGGAAAGCTGCCCATCCCGATTTATGGTACAACTCTTTATTTCCAGTGTGCACGGAGAATTCCTCCGACGGAGATAAAACGACTTCGTCGGCAATACATTCTATGGATAGCAGGGCATCCTCCCGAGGATTCCTCGGAAAGAGGTATTGCCCAGTCATTCCTGGATTATATTCAGGCACAATGA
- the Tkl gene encoding transketolase (Transketolase, probably plastidic): MKFSSIALATVFFAAKAQGFTGSSIKPRFGVQAHSVLKMSTATETDKMAALATAADEARGLAMDSIAKAHSGHMGLPLGAAEIGAVLYGSQMTYNPKDPTWINRDRFILSAGHGSMFVYSWLNLAGFDLPMEEVKNFRQHHSMTPGHPEFPSSEHNTPGIESTTGPLGQGVSNAVGFAASEKMAEALYNTNDHKIFDHHIFTLAGDGCFQEGVSAEAAAFAAHEKLDNLIVLYDANEVTLDKMAEYTQSEDIIKRYDAYGWETYEIDGHDLETVEKTIAAAKASNNGKPKFIKCNTIIGKGMEETEGTNAAHGEAGVPYVDKAKENLGLPVDEKWFVSAGTRDFFSEVQKTNAAAYGEWQKTYSAWKEANPALAKQLEDSVTDNVMPAEDMIKEIPELKSGAEATRVSQNKVIQEISRLVPHYISGSADLHGSTRNYIDGGGNFGSGLDKTYAGKNLYFGIREHAMGSIMNGFAYHGLFKVSGSTFLVFVDYFRATLRVAALSELNRVSYILTHDSIGVGEDGPTHQPVETVSGLRVIPNLDVFRPADAEETVAAMVHSVTHKKGPTALIFSRQNVAQNDDMDYMARREGALKGAYIAKKETEDLDVIIIATGSEVQHALVAAKDMPGARVVSMPCMELYERQSDDYKESVLPSSCTKRVAMEAGVSGLWYKYASKVVGVDRFGFSAPGDIVMKELGMTAENLASEIASMS; encoded by the exons ATGAAGTTCTCTAGCATCGCTCTCGCCACAGTCTTTTTCGCCGCCAAGGCTCAAGGATTTACGGGGTCTTCCATCAAACCTCGATTTGGTGTACAG GCTCACAGTGTTCTCAAAATGAGCACCGCCACAGAAACCGACAAGATGGCAGCCCTCGCTACCGCCGCCGACGAGGCCCGTGGTCTCGCTATGGACTCCATTGCCAAGGCTCATTCTGGACACATGGGTCTGCCCCTGGGTGCCGCGGAAATTGGAGCCGTCCTGTACGGATCTCAGATGACCTACAATCCCAAGGATCCCACCTGGATCAACCGTGATCGATTCATCCTTTCCGCCGGACACGGATCCATGTTCGTCTACTCCTGGTTGAACCTCGCCGGATTCGACCTGCCCATGGAAGAAGTCAAAAACTTCCGTCAGCACCACTCCATGACCCCTGGTCACCCCGAATTCCCCAGCTCGGAACACAACACTCCCGGAATCGAGTCCACCACCGGACCCCTCGGACAGGGAGTTTCCAACGCGGTAGGATTCGCCGCCTCCGAAAAAATGGCCGAAGCCCTCTACAACACGAACGATCACAAAATCTTTGATCACCACATCTTCACCCTTGCTGGAGACGGATGTTTCCAGGAAGGTGTTTCcgccgaagccgccgcctttgccgcTCACGAAAAACTCGACAACTTGATTGTCCTCTACGACGCCAACGAAGTCACGCTCGACAAGATGGCCGAATACACCCAGTCCGAAGACATTATCAAGCGCTACGATGCCTACGGCTGGGAAACTTACGAAATCGACGGTCACGATCTCGAGACCGTCGAAAAGACCATCGCCGCGGCCAAGGCCAGCAACAACGGCAAGCCCAAGTTCATCAAGTGCAACACCATCATTGGTAAGGGTATGGAAGAAACCGAAGGAACCAACGCCGCTCACGGAGAAGCCGGTGTCCCCTACGTTGACAAGGCCAAGGAAAATTTGGGTCTCCCCGTCGACGAAAAGTGGTTCGTTTCCGCCGGAACTCGCGATTTTTTCAGTGAGGTGCAAAAGACGAACGCTGCCGCCTACGGCGAATGGCAAAAGACTTACTCGGCGTGGAAGGAAGCCAATCCTGCTCTCGCTAAGCAGCTCGAAGATTCCGTCACCGATAACGTCATGCCCGCCGAGGACATGATCAAGGAAATTCCTGAACTAAAATCGGGCGCCGAAGCCACTCGTGTTTCGCAGAACAAGGTGATCCAGGAAATCTCCCGGCTCGTCCCCCACTACATTTCGGGATCGGCCGATTTGCACGGATCCACCCGTAACTACATTGACGGAGGCGGTAACTTTGGTTCCGGCTTGGACAAGACCTACGCAGGCAAGAACTTGTACTTTGGAATTCGGGAACACGCCATGGGTTCCATCATGAACGGATTTGCCTACCACGGTCTCTTCAAGGTTTCCGGGTCAACGTTTTTGGTATTTGTCGATTACTTCCGTGCCACTCTGCGTGTCGCTGCTCTTTCCGAGCTCAACCGTGTGAGCTACATTTTGACGCACGATTCCATTGGTGTTGGTGAAGATGGTCCCACCCATCAGCCTGTCGAAACCGTTTCGGGTCTACGGGTTATCCCCAACTTGGATGTCTTCCGACCTGCCGATGCCGAAGAAACCGTCGCCGCTATGGTGCACTCGGTCACCCACAAGAAGGGACCCACCGCTCTTATCTTCTCCCGTCAAAACGTTGCCCAGAACGACGATATGGACTACATGGCTCGTCGTGAAGGTGCCCTCAAGGGAGCCTACATTGCCAAGAAAGAAACCGAAGATCTTGATGTTATCATTATCGCCACCGGTTCCGAAGTGCAACACGCGTTGGTCGCCGCCAAGGACATGCCCGGTGCCCGTGTGGTCTCTATGCCTTGCATGGAACTCTACGAACGTCAATCGGACGATTACAAAGAATCCGTCCTTCCGTCTTCGTGCACCAAGCGCGTGGCGATGGAAGCCGGTGTGAGTGGACTCTGGTACAAGTACGCCTCCAAGGTTGTTGGAGTCGATCGCTTTGGATTCTCCGCTCCCGGTGATATCGTCATGAAGGAACTCGGCATGACCGCCGAAAACTTGGCCAGCGAGATTGCTTCCATGAGCTAA